One window of the Pseudarthrobacter sp. ATCC 49987 genome contains the following:
- a CDS encoding alcohol dehydrogenase catalytic domain-containing protein: MKAWQFTGTNNPLELNEVPEPHAGPGQVVVAVKAAGVCHSDVTALDDAGWMPLFPHLPRTMGHENAGVITEVGDGMDEWKVGDRVGLAPVMGDGDAIGYGKWDGGFGPRLLATSDNLVRLPDEVSFELGAMATDAGLTSYHAIMAVGGAKAGMKVGVIGLGGLGYIGARVAVLSGAEVYGAEVNPETQKLADEIGLAGVADSIDAFKDKNLDLIVDYAGFGTTTSAAIETLAEFGTLVQVGMGRLEATINTYPLIIKQLSIKGSKSGTKEDLAGIYELMKSGQLNPPMNLITQADIPGAIDKLRAGGVVGRFIAIYE; encoded by the coding sequence ATGAAGGCATGGCAGTTTACCGGCACGAACAATCCGCTGGAGCTCAACGAGGTCCCGGAGCCGCACGCTGGTCCCGGACAGGTCGTCGTCGCCGTCAAAGCCGCGGGTGTCTGCCACTCCGACGTGACCGCGCTGGACGACGCCGGCTGGATGCCCCTCTTCCCCCACCTCCCGCGCACCATGGGACACGAGAACGCCGGCGTCATCACTGAGGTGGGCGACGGCATGGACGAGTGGAAAGTCGGGGACCGGGTGGGACTCGCCCCGGTGATGGGCGACGGCGACGCCATCGGTTACGGCAAGTGGGACGGCGGCTTCGGCCCCAGGCTGCTGGCGACCTCAGACAACCTCGTCAGGCTTCCCGACGAAGTTTCGTTCGAGCTTGGCGCAATGGCGACAGATGCCGGCCTCACCTCCTACCACGCCATCATGGCGGTCGGCGGCGCCAAGGCCGGCATGAAGGTCGGTGTGATCGGACTCGGCGGGCTCGGCTACATCGGCGCACGCGTGGCAGTGCTGTCCGGCGCCGAGGTGTACGGCGCCGAGGTCAACCCCGAGACACAGAAACTCGCCGACGAGATCGGCCTCGCCGGCGTCGCCGACTCGATCGATGCGTTCAAGGACAAGAACCTTGACCTCATCGTCGACTACGCCGGCTTCGGCACCACCACCTCCGCCGCCATCGAGACCCTCGCCGAGTTCGGCACCCTGGTGCAGGTCGGCATGGGCCGCCTCGAGGCCACCATCAACACCTACCCGCTCATCATCAAGCAGCTGTCCATCAAGGGCTCCAAGTCCGGCACGAAGGAAGACCTCGCGGGGATCTACGAGCTCATGAAGTCGGGCCAGTTGAATCCGCCGATGAACCTCATCACCCAGGCGGATATCCCCGGCGCCATCGACAAGCTGCGCGCCGGTGGTGTGGTTGGCCGCTTCATCGCCATCTACGAGTAA
- a CDS encoding inositol monophosphatase family protein produces the protein MSADVSDRTAGLPATLLDLAQRAAAAGAAVLAGRNTAELDVSNKGDSGDWVTAFDLAAESAVRDVITAARPFDTITGEEGGTVLPASPSGYRWSIDPLDGTTNFIRNIVYYGTSVAVADPDGVWLAGVVNAPALGRRYYALRGQGAWLEEDGRVTQLSGPVAGRTGQILATGFSYDPAVRAEQAAGLGSIMDGFADVRRLGSAALDLCLVADGTHDAYGERGLNEHDFAAGALIAEEAGCWVRRPRLTSPLAGGPSDDERLAAWTCAGTLELSGKFPL, from the coding sequence ATGAGCGCCGATGTCTCTGACCGGACCGCCGGCCTCCCGGCCACACTTCTGGACCTCGCGCAGCGGGCGGCAGCGGCAGGGGCCGCGGTCCTGGCCGGCCGGAACACCGCTGAACTGGACGTCAGCAACAAGGGCGACTCCGGGGACTGGGTGACCGCCTTCGACCTCGCGGCGGAATCCGCTGTCCGGGACGTCATCACCGCGGCGCGGCCGTTCGACACCATCACCGGGGAGGAAGGCGGCACCGTCCTGCCGGCGTCGCCCAGCGGCTACCGCTGGTCCATCGACCCGCTCGACGGGACCACCAACTTCATCCGCAACATCGTCTACTACGGCACCTCGGTGGCCGTGGCCGACCCCGACGGCGTCTGGCTGGCCGGCGTCGTCAACGCCCCGGCCCTGGGCCGGAGGTACTACGCGCTCCGCGGGCAGGGCGCCTGGCTCGAGGAAGACGGCCGGGTGACGCAGCTGTCCGGCCCGGTCGCCGGGCGCACGGGCCAGATCCTGGCCACGGGTTTCAGCTACGACCCCGCCGTCCGGGCCGAACAGGCGGCCGGGCTGGGCAGCATCATGGACGGCTTCGCCGACGTCCGCCGCCTCGGTTCCGCCGCCCTGGACCTCTGCCTCGTGGCAGACGGCACCCACGATGCCTACGGTGAACGGGGCCTGAACGAACACGACTTCGCCGCCGGTGCCCTGATCGCAGAAGAGGCCGGATGCTGGGTGCGCCGTCCGCGGCTGACCAGCCCGCTGGCCGGCGGACCTTCCGACGACGAACGCCTCGCGGCCTGGACCTGCGCCGGGACCCTGGAGCTCTCCGGAAAATTCCCGCTGTAG
- a CDS encoding response regulator → MSEDFRVLIVDDDFHVAKLHAAYVDSVAGFLALAPAGSASQALQAIHSLRPDLVLLDVYLPDASGLDLLHQLDVDTMILSAASDTASLRLAFRRGALGYLLKPFTAESLSQQLRSYARYRRILAQPGNVTQDTVERAKRALIPGDVIASAKPRSATEAAVLESLEPGEQYSAAEVAARVGVSRATAQRYLSALADDGAVDIQLRYGTTGRPEHRYGLPPAAGA, encoded by the coding sequence ATGTCTGAGGACTTCCGGGTGTTGATCGTGGATGACGATTTCCACGTCGCCAAGCTGCATGCAGCCTACGTGGACTCGGTGGCGGGCTTCCTGGCGCTGGCCCCGGCCGGCTCGGCGTCGCAGGCGCTGCAGGCCATCCACAGCCTGCGCCCGGACCTGGTGCTGCTCGATGTCTACCTGCCGGACGCTTCCGGCCTGGATCTGCTGCACCAGCTGGACGTGGACACGATGATCCTCAGCGCCGCCTCCGACACGGCCTCGCTCCGGCTCGCGTTCCGTCGCGGCGCACTGGGATACCTGCTGAAGCCGTTCACGGCCGAATCGCTGTCCCAGCAGCTGCGCTCCTACGCGCGCTACCGGCGGATCCTGGCCCAGCCGGGGAACGTCACCCAGGACACGGTGGAACGGGCCAAGCGCGCGCTCATCCCGGGGGACGTCATTGCCTCGGCCAAGCCGCGGTCCGCGACCGAGGCCGCCGTGCTGGAATCACTGGAACCGGGTGAGCAATATTCGGCGGCCGAAGTGGCGGCCCGGGTGGGTGTCTCCCGGGCCACCGCCCAGCGGTACCTGTCGGCGCTGGCCGACGACGGCGCCGTCGACATCCAGCTGCGGTACGGGACCACCGGTCGGCCGGAGCACCGCTACGGACTGCCGCCGGCAGCCGGCGCCTAA
- the ligA gene encoding NAD-dependent DNA ligase LigA → MSTGNTAAETDTHTPSDAVREEYEVLVEEVRKHRFAYYQEDAPIISDAEFDELYRRLETIEAMHPELVANDSPTQEVGGEVSAAFAAVEHLQRMYSLEDVFSLEELEAWIAKAEANIAKLGNGTPSWLTELKIDGLAVNLLYRDGVLIRAATRGDGTTGEDITHNVLTIKEIPQQLSGVDFPAEMEVRGEVFIPSKAFAEFNEALIEAGKAPLANPRNAAAGSLRQKDPAETAKRPLRMYVHGIGAREGLETASQSDTYRQLAEWGLPTSPYFEVLPGLKDVLEFITRYGDKRHSLSHEIDGIVVKVDAFATQRALGYTSRVPRWAVAYKYPPEEVHTKLLDIAVNVGRTGRVTPYGVMEPVKVAGSTVEMATLHNQEVVKAKGVKIGDIVVLRKAGDVIPEIVGPVLALREQQDPPVRDFVMPTECPACGTPLAPAKEGDVDIRCPNSRSCPAQLRERVFHLAGRGAFDIEALGWEAAIALTQPAEPETAPLTTEANLFRLKPEDLADVRIRREKRSKGVATGEFELVPYFYSKGTAKTPSKPTATTEKLFRELEKAKTQPLWRVLVALSIRHVGPRASRALATAFGSMEAIRQASEEELAHVDGVGPVIAAALTEWFTEDWHREIVDTWAADGVRMKDERDESTPRTLEGLTIVVTGSLEGFSRDEAKEAILVRGGKASGSVSKKTDYVVAGENAGTKLDKAEQLGVPVLDEDGFRALLADGPVDGAAEPASADDAGDDAGDGAREDAEENHQEVVTE, encoded by the coding sequence GTGAGCACAGGGAACACTGCAGCAGAAACCGACACACACACCCCCTCCGATGCCGTGCGCGAAGAGTACGAGGTCCTCGTCGAGGAGGTCCGCAAGCACCGCTTCGCGTACTACCAGGAGGACGCGCCGATCATCTCCGACGCCGAGTTCGACGAACTCTACCGGCGGCTGGAAACCATCGAGGCCATGCACCCTGAACTCGTGGCCAACGATTCCCCGACCCAGGAGGTGGGCGGCGAAGTGTCCGCCGCCTTCGCCGCCGTCGAACATCTGCAGCGTATGTACAGCCTGGAGGATGTCTTCTCCCTGGAGGAGCTGGAGGCGTGGATCGCCAAGGCCGAGGCCAACATCGCCAAACTCGGCAACGGTACGCCGTCCTGGCTCACGGAACTCAAGATCGACGGCCTCGCCGTCAACCTGCTCTACCGTGACGGTGTGCTCATCCGGGCCGCGACCCGCGGCGACGGCACTACGGGGGAGGACATCACCCACAACGTCCTGACCATCAAGGAGATCCCGCAGCAGCTCAGCGGGGTCGACTTCCCGGCCGAGATGGAGGTCCGGGGCGAGGTCTTCATCCCGTCCAAGGCCTTCGCCGAATTCAACGAGGCACTGATCGAGGCCGGCAAGGCGCCCCTGGCCAACCCCCGCAATGCTGCCGCCGGCTCGCTGCGCCAGAAGGACCCGGCGGAAACCGCCAAGCGCCCGCTGCGGATGTACGTGCACGGCATCGGCGCCCGCGAAGGACTCGAAACCGCCAGCCAGTCCGACACCTACCGGCAGCTCGCCGAGTGGGGGCTGCCCACCAGCCCGTACTTCGAGGTCCTGCCCGGGCTCAAGGACGTGCTGGAATTCATCACCCGCTACGGCGACAAGCGCCACAGCCTCAGCCACGAAATCGACGGCATCGTGGTCAAGGTCGACGCCTTCGCCACCCAGCGCGCGCTCGGCTACACCTCCCGGGTTCCGCGCTGGGCCGTCGCCTACAAGTACCCGCCGGAGGAGGTCCACACCAAGCTGCTGGACATCGCGGTCAACGTGGGCCGCACCGGCCGCGTCACCCCGTACGGCGTGATGGAACCGGTCAAGGTGGCCGGCTCCACCGTGGAGATGGCCACACTGCACAACCAGGAGGTGGTCAAGGCCAAGGGCGTCAAGATCGGCGACATCGTGGTGCTGCGCAAGGCCGGGGACGTCATCCCGGAAATCGTCGGGCCCGTCCTGGCCCTCCGCGAGCAGCAGGATCCGCCGGTCCGCGACTTCGTGATGCCCACCGAATGCCCCGCCTGCGGCACCCCGCTGGCCCCGGCGAAGGAAGGGGACGTGGACATCCGCTGCCCCAACTCCCGATCCTGCCCGGCGCAGCTGCGCGAACGGGTGTTCCACCTCGCCGGCCGCGGCGCCTTCGACATCGAGGCCCTCGGCTGGGAAGCCGCCATCGCCCTGACCCAGCCGGCCGAGCCGGAAACCGCGCCGCTGACCACCGAAGCGAACCTTTTCCGGCTCAAGCCCGAAGACCTCGCCGACGTCCGCATCCGGCGGGAAAAGCGGTCCAAGGGCGTCGCCACCGGCGAGTTCGAACTGGTGCCGTACTTCTACAGCAAGGGCACCGCGAAGACGCCGTCCAAGCCTACGGCCACCACCGAGAAGCTGTTCCGGGAATTGGAGAAGGCCAAGACCCAGCCGCTCTGGCGGGTCCTGGTGGCGCTGTCCATCCGGCACGTGGGCCCGCGGGCGTCCCGTGCGCTCGCGACGGCGTTCGGCAGCATGGAAGCCATCCGGCAGGCCTCCGAAGAAGAGCTCGCGCACGTCGACGGCGTCGGGCCGGTGATCGCGGCCGCCCTGACCGAATGGTTCACCGAGGACTGGCACCGCGAGATCGTGGACACCTGGGCGGCCGACGGCGTCCGGATGAAGGACGAGCGCGACGAGTCCACGCCGCGGACCCTGGAGGGACTGACGATCGTGGTGACCGGCAGCCTGGAAGGCTTCAGCCGGGACGAGGCGAAGGAGGCCATCCTGGTCCGCGGCGGCAAGGCGTCCGGCTCGGTCTCGAAAAAAACGGACTACGTCGTGGCGGGCGAAAACGCGGGCACCAAGCTGGACAAGGCCGAACAGCTCGGCGTGCCGGTCCTGGATGAGGACGGCTTCCGCGCCCTGCTGGCCGATGGCCCGGTGGACGGTGCCGCGGAACCGGCCAGCGCGGACGACGCAGGGGACGACGCCGGCGACGGCGCCCGTGAGGATGCCGAGGAGAACCACCAGGAAGTGGTGACCGAATGA
- a CDS encoding dihydrofolate reductase family protein: MGRVVMNSSVSVDGFIADENDQPGPLFDWLSSGDVPLDDSGELKVSQTSYDYTRPYWDQIGATIVGRHVFDITDGWDGKPPGGIDHVVVVTHRPKPEGRDPEAPFHFVDGVEAAVVKAQELAGNRIVEVAAGDVGGQVLAAGLVDEVRMDVVPVVFGSGKRYFGSVHAQHLLEDPDVVIQGNRVLHLRYRVGR; this comes from the coding sequence ATGGGCAGAGTAGTCATGAACAGCTCGGTGTCAGTAGACGGCTTCATCGCGGACGAGAACGACCAGCCCGGACCGCTGTTCGACTGGTTGTCCAGCGGTGACGTCCCGTTGGACGACAGCGGCGAGTTGAAGGTGTCACAAACGTCCTACGACTACACCCGGCCGTACTGGGACCAGATCGGGGCGACAATCGTCGGCCGCCACGTCTTCGACATTACGGACGGCTGGGACGGGAAGCCCCCAGGCGGGATCGACCACGTGGTCGTCGTGACCCACCGGCCGAAGCCCGAGGGCCGGGACCCCGAGGCGCCGTTTCACTTCGTCGACGGCGTCGAAGCAGCCGTGGTCAAGGCGCAGGAGCTCGCGGGAAACCGCATCGTCGAGGTCGCCGCCGGCGACGTCGGTGGCCAGGTGCTTGCCGCGGGCCTGGTCGACGAGGTGCGCATGGACGTCGTACCTGTCGTGTTCGGGTCTGGCAAGCGCTACTTCGGGTCGGTCCACGCGCAGCACCTGTTAGAGGATCCCGACGTGGTGATTCAGGGCAACCGGGTGCTTCACCTGCGCTATCGGGTGGGCCGTTGA
- a CDS encoding RidA family protein yields the protein MRKTFGTGSVWEQKVGYSRAVQVDNTLYISATAASGEDGVVGADFYTQTRYILDKLGAVLADAGFDYADVVQSKLYLTDISQWEEAGRAHGEVFGEIRPSLALVHVLPFLDPKMLVEIELVAQKSAG from the coding sequence ATGCGCAAAACATTCGGCACCGGTTCCGTCTGGGAACAGAAGGTCGGCTACTCCCGGGCGGTCCAGGTGGACAACACGCTCTACATCTCCGCCACTGCCGCCAGCGGCGAGGACGGCGTGGTCGGTGCGGACTTCTACACCCAGACCCGCTACATCCTGGACAAACTCGGCGCCGTCCTGGCCGACGCCGGCTTCGACTACGCGGACGTGGTCCAGTCCAAGCTGTACCTCACGGACATCAGCCAGTGGGAGGAAGCCGGACGCGCCCACGGCGAAGTCTTCGGTGAGATCCGCCCCAGCCTGGCCCTGGTCCATGTGCTGCCGTTCCTGGATCCGAAGATGCTGGTCGAGATCGAACTTGTCGCCCAGAAGAGCGCCGGCTAA
- a CDS encoding sensor histidine kinase, whose translation MPRLTGRAPLRFSTQTLLLQLGVVALVVLLTSAVHGWLTYDRLGREAENQAITLARTVASDPQVRTEVQQISAQPGTPPAAELLAGPLMAAAEGARTRTGALFVVITDETGLRLAHPDAERLGERVSTDPSEALAGKDVTTRNTGTLGPSAGAKVPVFAPGTDTVVGEVSVGYSTETIGQSLARDIVPIALTAAGALLAGVLASFLLRRRLQRLTLGLEPEEISTLVHDQVAVLQGVDDGVIGVAADGRISVFNSAARRLLGRPDLTGTPWADAPVPAQLLALTKADAAEGDAVELLAGGRVLVASARKALHGREDLGWVVMLRDRTELQQLTRQLDAVGTMSTALRAQRHEFANQLHTIAGFMSIGQHQQARDYLARLAATGPLKFPVDQAELLQDPYLQAFLGAKGVEADERGVTLRLGPETLVRGQVTEPQEVTTVLGNLIDNAVNAAVAGSAPDRWVEVEVLDEPGTGADGGTLLIVVGDSGDGLPPAAAGSDGDAVFAEGFTTSERPGRAGAGQGLGLALARQLARRRGGDVRVLDPGSAGGPGAVFMATLPGTTVSNGAAPTETKTTERDNDV comes from the coding sequence GTGCCCCGCTTAACCGGCCGCGCTCCCCTGCGGTTCTCCACGCAGACCCTGCTGCTCCAGCTGGGAGTGGTGGCGCTGGTGGTGCTCCTGACGAGCGCGGTCCATGGCTGGCTCACCTACGACCGGCTGGGACGCGAGGCGGAGAACCAGGCCATCACGCTGGCCCGGACTGTGGCCTCGGACCCGCAGGTACGGACGGAAGTGCAGCAGATCAGCGCCCAGCCCGGCACTCCCCCGGCCGCCGAGCTGCTGGCCGGCCCGCTGATGGCCGCAGCCGAGGGCGCCCGCACCCGCACCGGGGCCCTGTTCGTGGTCATCACCGACGAGACCGGCCTGCGGCTCGCGCACCCCGACGCCGAGCGGCTGGGCGAACGGGTCAGCACGGACCCGTCCGAGGCCCTGGCCGGCAAGGACGTCACCACCCGGAACACGGGAACCCTCGGCCCCTCGGCCGGGGCCAAGGTCCCGGTGTTCGCCCCGGGCACGGACACCGTGGTGGGCGAGGTCAGCGTCGGCTACTCCACGGAAACCATCGGCCAGAGCCTGGCGCGGGACATCGTTCCGATCGCCCTGACCGCCGCCGGCGCCCTGCTGGCCGGCGTCCTGGCTTCCTTCCTGCTCCGGCGCCGGCTCCAGCGGCTGACGCTGGGCCTGGAACCGGAGGAAATCAGTACCCTGGTCCACGACCAGGTGGCGGTCCTGCAGGGAGTCGACGACGGCGTGATCGGCGTCGCCGCCGACGGCCGGATCAGCGTGTTCAACTCCGCCGCCCGGCGCCTGCTGGGCCGGCCCGATCTCACCGGGACGCCCTGGGCCGATGCCCCGGTGCCTGCCCAGCTGCTCGCGCTGACCAAAGCCGATGCCGCGGAAGGCGACGCGGTGGAGCTCCTCGCTGGCGGCCGCGTCCTGGTGGCGAGCGCCCGCAAGGCCCTTCACGGCCGCGAGGACCTGGGCTGGGTGGTCATGCTGCGGGACCGGACCGAACTCCAGCAGTTGACCCGCCAGCTCGATGCCGTGGGCACCATGTCCACCGCGCTCCGGGCCCAGCGGCACGAGTTCGCCAACCAGCTCCACACCATCGCCGGCTTCATGAGCATCGGCCAGCACCAGCAGGCCCGTGACTATCTGGCCCGGCTGGCCGCCACCGGGCCGCTGAAATTCCCCGTGGACCAGGCCGAGCTGCTCCAGGACCCGTACCTGCAGGCCTTCCTCGGTGCCAAAGGCGTCGAAGCGGACGAACGCGGCGTCACCCTGCGCCTCGGACCGGAAACCCTGGTCCGGGGCCAGGTCACCGAACCGCAGGAAGTCACCACGGTCCTCGGCAACCTGATCGACAACGCCGTGAACGCCGCCGTCGCGGGCTCGGCGCCGGACCGCTGGGTCGAGGTGGAGGTGCTCGACGAGCCCGGCACCGGGGCCGACGGCGGCACGCTGCTGATCGTCGTCGGGGATTCCGGCGACGGGCTGCCTCCCGCTGCGGCGGGCAGCGACGGAGACGCAGTGTTCGCGGAGGGATTCACCACCTCGGAACGCCCCGGCCGGGCGGGCGCCGGCCAGGGCCTGGGCCTCGCACTGGCCCGGCAGCTGGCCCGCCGCCGCGGCGGGGATGTGCGCGTGCTGGACCCGGGCTCCGCCGGCGGCCCCGGCGCGGTGTTTATGGCGACGCTGCCGGGGACCACGGTGTCCAACGGGGCGGCGCCCACTGAAACAAAGACCACTGAAAGGGACAACGATGTCTGA
- a CDS encoding GNAT family N-acetyltransferase, whose product MHPQIKIRPAVPADYDAIARITRDAYLAAGYFESADHPYMRQIQDVARRAAHATIWVAERAGHIVGSVTLAVAGEPYADIAQDDELEFRMLVVDPAVQRSGAGKAMVHAILDHARSLPGINAVALTTGLTWESAHGLYLKTGFQRAPERDWVVPDTDIKLLVYRQEL is encoded by the coding sequence GTGCATCCCCAGATCAAGATCCGTCCAGCAGTTCCGGCCGACTACGACGCCATCGCGCGCATCACCCGGGATGCCTATCTGGCCGCGGGCTACTTTGAGAGCGCCGACCACCCGTACATGCGGCAGATCCAGGATGTGGCCCGGCGGGCCGCGCACGCCACCATCTGGGTGGCCGAACGCGCGGGACACATCGTCGGCTCGGTGACGCTGGCCGTCGCCGGCGAACCCTATGCGGACATCGCCCAGGATGACGAGCTCGAATTCCGGATGCTCGTTGTGGACCCGGCCGTCCAGCGCAGCGGCGCCGGCAAGGCCATGGTCCACGCCATCCTCGACCACGCGCGGTCACTGCCCGGGATCAATGCCGTGGCGCTGACCACCGGTCTGACCTGGGAAAGCGCCCACGGGCTTTATCTCAAGACCGGCTTCCAGCGGGCCCCCGAGCGCGACTGGGTGGTGCCGGACACCGACATCAAACTGCTCGTCTACCGCCAGGAGCTGTAA